The following proteins come from a genomic window of Gottfriedia acidiceleris:
- a CDS encoding ABC transporter ATP-binding protein, producing the protein MKKQFDETILEVKNLQTYFYTDEGISKAVNGISFKLKKGETLGIVGESGSGKSITSLSLLRLIPSPPGKITGGSILFKGEDLLAKTEKQMRSIRGNEISMIFQEPMTSLNPVYSAGEQIAEAIRLHQKLSKKEAWDKAVEMLRLVGIPSPEKRAKQEPHELSGGMRQRVMIAMALACHPEVLIADEPTTALDVTIQAQILELIKSLQKDLGTAVILITHDLGVVYETCDRVAVMYAGRIVEYTSAKELYNNPKHPYTIGLLNSLPRLDMDQDELTTIPGTVPSPYNMPKGCSFAPRCAHAKPMCHESVPDLQTLDKNTEVSCWMYTSQWESDHTIKEKVGIE; encoded by the coding sequence ATGAAAAAACAATTTGATGAAACAATTCTTGAGGTTAAAAATCTACAAACCTACTTTTATACAGATGAAGGAATAAGTAAGGCGGTTAATGGAATTAGCTTTAAATTAAAAAAAGGTGAAACACTTGGAATAGTTGGAGAATCTGGAAGTGGTAAAAGTATTACATCATTATCCCTTTTACGATTAATCCCCTCTCCTCCAGGAAAAATAACTGGTGGTAGTATTCTTTTTAAAGGTGAAGACTTACTAGCAAAAACTGAAAAGCAAATGCGTTCCATTCGTGGTAATGAAATTTCAATGATTTTTCAAGAACCAATGACATCTTTAAATCCTGTTTATTCAGCTGGAGAACAAATTGCAGAAGCGATTCGTCTTCACCAAAAATTAAGCAAAAAGGAAGCCTGGGATAAAGCAGTTGAAATGCTGCGACTGGTAGGGATTCCTTCTCCTGAAAAACGTGCAAAGCAAGAACCACATGAACTTAGTGGTGGAATGAGACAAAGGGTTATGATCGCAATGGCACTTGCTTGTCATCCTGAAGTGCTAATCGCAGATGAACCGACTACCGCTCTTGATGTGACAATTCAAGCTCAAATTCTGGAATTAATTAAATCACTCCAAAAAGATTTAGGTACAGCCGTAATCTTAATCACGCATGATTTAGGTGTCGTTTATGAGACTTGTGATCGAGTGGCTGTCATGTATGCTGGAAGAATTGTTGAATATACATCAGCAAAAGAACTTTATAATAACCCTAAGCACCCATACACAATCGGGTTATTAAACTCTCTTCCTCGTCTTGATATGGATCAAGATGAATTAACAACAATTCCTGGTACTGTACCTAGTCCATACAATATGCCTAAGGGCTGTAGTTTTGCCCCACGCTGTGCACATGCAAAGCCAATGTGTCATGAATCAGTACCAGATTTACAAACACTCGACAAAAATACTGAAGTCAGTTGTTGGATGTACACATCACAATGGGAATCAGATCATACCATCAAAGAGAAAGTAGGGATTGAATAA
- a CDS encoding ABC transporter permease — protein MFLFIVRRIIQTIPVLLGVSLVVFLIMQMVPGDPATLLAGEGATKQTIEMIRHQLGLDRPVVIQYFDYVYHVLQGDFGESLRNNRPVLDEIMIRLPITIELALASIFITVVLGMLAGIISATKQYSAADISIMIVALLGISLPSFWFGLMLIYFFSVNLHIFPVAGWGTFKHMVLPALTLGAGGAAIVARMTRSSMLEVVRQDYMRTARAKGLKEHIIIYKHGLKNALIPVITVVGLQFGALLGGTVLTESVFAINGLGRLIVDAIRTRDLPMVQGGVLIASVIFVFMNLAVDILYRYFNKRVDLN, from the coding sequence ATGTTTCTATTTATTGTCAGAAGAATTATACAAACTATTCCAGTTTTACTTGGTGTAAGTTTAGTCGTTTTTTTAATTATGCAAATGGTTCCTGGTGATCCTGCAACTCTACTTGCTGGGGAAGGTGCTACGAAACAAACGATTGAAATGATTCGTCATCAACTTGGACTTGATCGTCCTGTCGTGATTCAGTATTTCGATTATGTATACCATGTACTACAAGGTGATTTTGGCGAATCGCTTCGAAATAATCGTCCGGTATTAGATGAGATTATGATTCGTTTGCCAATTACAATTGAACTTGCACTAGCTAGTATTTTCATTACAGTCGTACTTGGTATGCTTGCAGGAATTATTTCAGCAACTAAACAATACTCAGCAGCTGATATTTCAATTATGATTGTCGCTTTACTAGGAATCTCTTTACCAAGTTTCTGGTTTGGTTTAATGTTAATCTACTTCTTTTCAGTTAATCTTCATATATTTCCAGTTGCTGGTTGGGGAACGTTTAAACATATGGTACTACCAGCATTAACATTAGGTGCAGGTGGTGCTGCAATTGTAGCTAGAATGACTAGATCAAGTATGTTAGAAGTTGTTCGTCAAGATTATATGCGTACAGCAAGAGCAAAAGGTTTAAAGGAACATATCATTATTTACAAACATGGTTTAAAAAATGCATTAATACCAGTTATTACTGTTGTTGGTCTACAGTTTGGTGCATTACTTGGTGGTACCGTTTTAACAGAGTCAGTTTTTGCAATTAATGGACTTGGTAGATTAATTGTTGATGCAATTAGGACAAGGGATTTACCTATGGTTCAAGGTGGCGTATTAATCGCTTCGGTTATCTTTGTATTTATGAATCTAGCTGTTGATATTCTCTACCGTTACTTTAATAAACGAGTTGACTTGAATTAA
- the nikC gene encoding nickel transporter permease, translating to MKTEIVLNNHEIKLEKKESQKLRRWKVFYKKFKKNKLALVGAYIVLFYILVAIFAPLISPKDPFAIDLMHKLQPPSLEHWMGTDDKGRDILSRIIYGSRLSISVGFVSVLFGAIFGITLGLIAGYYGKWMDTIIMRVVDVLLAFPGILLALAIISALGPSLINVMVAVGIFSVPMFARIVRGSTLSVRKLEYIDAIRALGATDATIIFKHILPNILSPIIVQATLKLATAILSAAGLSYLGLGAQPPSPEWGAMLSSGRDYLFSAPHLALFPGIAISTLVLGFNIFGDGLRDALDPRMKK from the coding sequence ATGAAAACAGAGATTGTATTAAATAACCATGAAATCAAATTAGAAAAAAAAGAATCTCAAAAACTAAGAAGATGGAAAGTATTTTATAAGAAGTTTAAAAAAAATAAATTGGCACTAGTTGGAGCCTATATTGTACTTTTTTATATTTTAGTAGCTATTTTTGCACCACTCATTTCGCCCAAGGATCCTTTTGCAATTGATTTAATGCATAAGCTGCAACCTCCATCACTAGAGCATTGGATGGGTACAGATGATAAAGGAAGAGATATTTTAAGTAGAATCATTTATGGCAGTCGTCTTTCAATTTCTGTCGGTTTCGTATCTGTTTTATTTGGAGCAATTTTCGGAATCACACTCGGGTTAATAGCAGGTTATTACGGAAAATGGATGGACACCATCATTATGAGGGTTGTTGATGTTTTACTTGCATTCCCAGGTATTTTATTAGCGCTTGCAATTATTAGTGCACTAGGTCCTAGTCTAATTAATGTTATGGTTGCTGTTGGTATCTTTTCAGTCCCAATGTTTGCACGTATCGTTAGAGGATCTACGTTATCCGTCAGAAAACTTGAATATATTGATGCCATTCGCGCTTTAGGTGCAACTGATGCAACAATCATTTTTAAACATATACTCCCGAATATTCTTTCACCAATAATTGTCCAAGCTACATTAAAACTTGCTACAGCTATCCTTTCAGCAGCAGGCTTGTCATATCTCGGATTAGGTGCTCAACCTCCATCTCCAGAATGGGGAGCAATGTTAAGTAGTGGGCGTGATTATTTATTTAGTGCACCCCATCTTGCCTTATTTCCGGGTATTGCCATTTCAACATTAGTTTTAGGATTTAATATTTTCGGTGATGGTCTAAGAGATGCTCTTGATCCAAGGATGAAAAAATAA